The following proteins are co-located in the Vicia villosa cultivar HV-30 ecotype Madison, WI unplaced genomic scaffold, Vvil1.0 ctg.000422F_1_1, whole genome shotgun sequence genome:
- the LOC131628080 gene encoding uncharacterized protein LOC131628080 — protein sequence MSPPNAPNPIVNRTSDSLSTAASHLTHRELLCRRLRNIKRLTKQYRRMYWDLMEEVRIKHIQYVTETGLSPFEDEPDVVVDKYTNICTFDGCMSKPMPCTSFCFPHILSDSKQVLYKPCTFVIASGWIGNMQHTYSEIHDSLILHCPHAKGKNKYDDDDKEESKTEAEKKDDTKEDETEAKRENDIAEE from the exons ATGTCTCCTCCCAATGCTCCAAATCCAATAGTCAACAGAACCTCTGACTCACTCTCCACTGCTGCCTCTCATCTTACCCATCGTGAGCTTCTCTGCCGTCGTCTTCGCAACATCAAACGTCTTACCAAACAATACAGACGTATGTATTGGGATCTCATGGAAGAAGTCAGGATCAAACATATACAATATGTTACTGAAACTGGTCTTAGTCCATTCGAGGATGAACCTGATGTTGTCGTTGATAAATACACTAACATATGTACTTTCGATGGTTGCATGTCCAAGCCTATGCCTTGCACTTCATTTTGCTTTCCACATATTCTCTCTGATTCAAAACAAGTGCTTTATAAGCCTTGCACTTTCGTTATCGCAag CGGCTGGATCGGTAACATGCAACATACCTATAGTGAGATCCACGACTCCCTCATACTGCACTGTCCACATGCAAAAGGCAAAAAcaagtatgatgatgatgataaagaGGAAAGCAAAACTGAGGCTGAGAAGAAAGATGATACAAAGGAAGATGAAACTGAAGCTAAGAGAGAAAATGATATAGCTGAGGAGTGA